The following proteins come from a genomic window of Anopheles ziemanni chromosome 3, idAnoZiCoDA_A2_x.2, whole genome shotgun sequence:
- the LOC131289448 gene encoding cytochrome c oxidase assembly protein COX16 homolog, mitochondrial has translation MNSLQQKFIYYSKRKSFRYGVPFLLLMVGGSFGLQQFAQLRYTFSKKGSLTRQEAEKYGINMKRTEEVTLEGEYEKIKQLDIDQWENVRGPRPWEETSPPTTDPKPTGSNH, from the exons ATGAACAGCCTGCAACAGAAATTTATCTACTATAGCAAACGAAAATCATTCCGATATGGCGTACCATTTTTGCTTCTAATGGTAGGCGGGTCTTTCGGACTGCAACAGTTTGCACAGCTCAG GTACACGTTCTCCAAAAAAGGTTCCCTCACCCGGCAGGAGGCAGAAAAGTACGGCATAAATATGAAACGCACGGAAGAGGTCACCCTAGAGGGAGAGTATGAAAAGATCAAACAACTAGACATCGATCAGTGGGAAAATGTTCGTGGACCACGGCCGTGGGAGGAAACAAGTCCTCCGACGACGGATCCGAAACCGACCGGTAGCAATCACTAG
- the LOC131286101 gene encoding protein AF-9: MSVKIYFEIGHVAAVKSRPTAEGYTHDWELFVRGLDDNDISHYIDKVVFNLHESFPKPKRVFKEPPYLVKEAGYAGFILPVEIYFKNRDDPKKAVYNYDLDLTPVKNQREEYVFHSPSDEFRRKLLKGGGFVLSGSGGQGNTSGTNDYKTNRGGHGGGGGGGGTERSSSSSSSQDKKSKSKSSTVDDTKGQFAELFGSPFSHKTGGSGGGSKVSPDPKLQSSSSGSRKTSPPGGGPGGGGSSKGGQSSQKISGDSRSIPNSSSSSMSKESSKDKATSSSTSSSSSKHKHSSPNKESKKSSNSIPSSGGGGGGGIGEEKHNKEKKDKSHSKERDKSGKEKSTNSSSGNSSAAGINTTQSLSHSGGSGSSNSVSMKRPGGSVATNNSNTSSNISNSSTNSNNPTVPTSGSSSSSSHPTGSSTGVQSGGLKTSDAGGQKRGSSEKEKKSSKKEKKSYEKEKDRTVDASSSGQRKVDRSGDVKGNAPQSSSASGQQQQMGFSKGGDVPPGGSTKSSSASSAGNKSHPSSEGGQQTQKDIGGKSSASSNSNASGSSGYLKEKKIHGSVESMRQDPTLNTSSGATGPPLSSQKTGEKSDKLDRDKDEARKHKHKKKDKSKDKEKDRTSAGKEKKERKEKDKAVASGSGSGSGSKGSSFSTPTREANDALPSKASKQHASGNEPAVKTTGHDRDKSQHGFNTGGVGGGGSVARHQQQPSAKSTTPMAALIGEISGEDNSNDSDERTGDGDSRAPSTIANEKDSEASNSSIADMLGTNSMAPGQQRPPSTTSSSTTASSVRDSTEKYHHHKSKKEKALSRAAASSAPAQPLSPVVSDTKDAPPAASSSRSSGKRKRKNKDTEGPEKIAPRDSTVPEMATREGRSLSPPSPPAGTASGSSLMEPPAKVPKKDDSYGGAPGPGKLPDTSDHTNNNNAINNNNIRHSVGSGGSTAGGDDSSSGNSTYFGLNSIPPSIAGSGGGSSSLSAGVSSSLLNSSISNAALSSGVGGTGTGSSAANSLTGDYMSELKDLQHKIMTLQDNSELQRVVEMIAATGCYEITSATFDFDLCALDRLTVQRLQDFFATS; this comes from the exons ATGTCGGTGAAGATATATTTTGAAATTGGACACGTGGCTGCCGTCAAGAGTCGTCCGACGGCGGAGGGATACACGCACGATTGGGAGCTGTTCGTGCGTGGACTGGACGACAATGATATCAGCCACTACATCGACAAGGTGGTTTTCAACCTGCACGAATCGTTCCCGAAACCGAAGCGAG tcTTCAAAGAGCCACCATACCTGGTAAAAGAAGCCGGTTATGCCGGATTTATTCTTCCCGTGGAGATCTACTTCAAGAATCGTGATGATCCAAAAAAGGCGGTGTATAATTACGATCTGGACCTGACACCGGTCAAGAATCAGCGTGAGGAGTATGTCTTCCACAGTCCCTCCGATGAGTTTCGCCGGAAGCTACTGAAAGGTGGCGGCTTCGTGCTGTCGGGCAGTGGAGGCCAGGGCAACACCAGTGGCACCAATGACTATAAAACCAATCGAGGAGGgcacggtggcggtggtgggggtggtggaACCGAACGATCATCTTCCAGCAGTTCGTCGCAGGATAAAAAGTCTAAATCGAAATCGTCCACCGTCGACGACACGAAAGGTCAGTTTGCGGAGTTGTTCGGGTCACCTTTTTCACACAAAACTGGCGGCAGTGGAGGCGGCAGTAAGGTGTCACCAGATCCGAAGCTTCAGTCGTCCAGTTCCGGCTCGCGAAAAACTTCACCACCTGGCGGTGGTCCAGGCGGTGGTGGCAGTAGCAAAGGAGGCCAGTCAAGTCAAAAGATTTCCGGCGACTCACGATCGATACCCAACTCTTCTTCCTCGTCCATGTCGAAAGAGTCGTCGAAGGACAAAGCTACATCGTCCTCCACCTCCTCGTCCTCTTCGAAGCACAAACACTCGAGCCCGAACAAGGAAAGCAAAAAGTCCTCAAACTCAATCCCGTCGtctggtggtggaggtggcggcGGTATCGGAGAGGAGAAAcataataaagaaaagaaggatAAAAGCCACTCGAAAGAGCGCGACAAAAGTGGCAAGGAAAAATCAACGAACAGTAGTAGCGGCAATTCGAGTGCGGCCGGCATAAACACAACGCAATCTCTATCGCATTCCGGCGGTTCCGGCAGCTCAAACTCCGTCTCGATGAAGCGACCCGGCGGTAGTGTCGCGACCAACAATAGCAATACTAGCAGTAACATTAGCAATAGTAGTACTAATAGTAATAACCCGACAGTTCCTACTAgtggtagcagcagcagcagcagccatccGACCGGATCATCCACCGGTGTACAGTCCGGGGGACTGAAAACTTCCGACGCTGGAGGACAGAAGCGTGGCAGCAgtgagaaggaaaagaagagcagtaaaaaagagaagaaaagctacgaaaaggaaaaagaccGAACGGTAGACGCTAGCTCTTCCGGTCAACGAAAGGTCGATCGTTCTGGGGATGTAAAGGGCAACGCACCCCAATCCAGTTCGGCAtctggccagcagcagcagatgggCTTCTCGAAGGGGGGTGACGTACCACCCGGTGGTAGCACAAAGTCATCATCCGCCTCTTCAGCTGGCAATAAAAGCCATCCATCGAGCGAGGGGGGACAGCAGACGCAGAAAGACATTGGTGGAAAATCGTCCGCAAGCTCAAATTCAAACGCATCGGGCAGTAGTGGTTACTTAAAGGAGAAAAAGATACACGGTTCCGTAGAATCGATGCGGCAAGACCCAACTTTAAACACGTCCTCAGGTGCCACTGGACCTCCACTTTCGTCGCAGAAGACAGGGGAAAAGAGTGATAAGCTCGATCGCGACAAGGACGAAGCGCGCAAGCACAAGCACAAAAAGAAGGACAAGTCGAAGGATAAGGAAAAAGATCGGACATCGGCgggaaaggagaaaaaggaGCGCAAGGAGAAGGATAAAGCGGTGGCCAGTGGCAGTGGCAGTGGCAGTGGAAGCAAGGGAAGTAGCTTTTCGACACCTACCCGTGAAGCGAACGATGCTCTTCCATCGAAAGCATCGAAACAGCACGCTAGCGGAAATGAACCTGCAGTGAAAACAACTGGTCACGATCGGGACAAAAGTCAACATGGATTCAATAcaggtggtgttggtggtggtggtagtgttgCTCGACACCAGCAACAACCCTCGGCGAAATCAACGACTCCTATGGCAGCTCTAATCGGAGAGATAAGCGGGGAGGATAATTCAAACGATTCCGACGAACGCACCGGGGACGGAGACAGTCGTGCACCTTCGACAATTGCGAACGAAAAGGACTCGGAAGCTTCCAACAGTAGCATAGCGGACATGCTAGGCACGAATAGTATGGCACCGGGTCAGCAAAGGCCACCGTCAACAACTTCATCCAGTACGACGGCTTCATCGGTACGGGATTCAACGGAAAAGTACCACCATCATAagagcaaaaaggaaaaagcctTATCACGAGCAGCAGCCTCTTCCGCCCCCGCTCAACCATTATCGCCGGTCGTGTCGGACACAAAAGACGCGCCCCCAGCAGCATCATCCTCCCGCTCGTCAGGAaagcgaaagcgaaagaaCAAAGACACAGAGGGACCTGAAAAAATTGCACCGAGAGATTCCACGGTACCGGAAATGGCTACGAGGGAAGGGCGAAGTCTGTCACCTCCTTCGCCACCTGCCGGAACTGCGTCTGGATCGAGCCTGATGGAACCACCGGCCAAGGTACCGAAAAAGGACGATTCCTACGGCGGTGCCCCCGGGCCTGGGAAACTACCGGATACGTCCGACCAcacgaacaacaacaatgcCATTAATAATAACAACATCAGGCACTCGGTTGGTAGTGGTGGCAGTACGGCAGGAGGAGATGACAGCAGCAGTGGAAATAGTACATACTTTGGGCTCAACAGTATCCCTCCATCGATCGCTGGTTCTGGTGGAGGAAGCTCATCGCTTTCCGCTGGTGTTAGTAGCTCATTGCTCAACTCTAGTATTAGTAACGCCGCGCTCTCCTCCGGTGTTGGTGGCACGGGTACGGGAAGTTCAGCCGCCAACTCTCTCACCGGAGACTACATGTCCGAGCTGAAGGATCTGCAGCACAAGATTATGACGCTCCAGGACAACAGCGAGCTGCAGCGGGTGGTAGAGATGATAGCGGCCACTGGGTGCTACGAGATAACGAGCGCCACCTTCGACTTTGACCTGTGTGCCCTGGACCGGCTGACGGTGCAACGGCTGCAGGATTTTTTTGCCACCTCCTGA
- the LOC131286583 gene encoding programmed cell death protein 7-like — protein sequence MFPQHSGFPFDLTKPPPPIDDSFPHPTLLEQLRLSDELLVEEFVSSHTQNRSISVNAFKSNPSINIATYRTEVRKVLHALKALKHSKLVLEELQKTPVDENDTRWSDEVERIEHLKNGLDSKLKELEDLATVTSVANKLVVRRKKRAWKKRRNARLKKAREKQQTDRLRRLEEISRWETEWKARLEKERTAREELQAKTLILADVRRRKARAKRYLGRFEKTIQLHQQRQGETLARDPVDDTRERFRRNVDALIAEWKIKLTDCIKEERLLKDELARRSAGNESRRRDNRWRKALFGDAAAAIGGRRTDGYDLLGVRWTWDSYAVPIDPTGVSTESKPGYPVPTGWVFPSEHPLPDWAIYREPTKSKPEKT from the coding sequence ATGTTTCCCCAACATTCAGGCTTTCCGTTCGACTTAACAAAACCACCGCCGCCGATCGATGATTCTTTTCCACATCCAACACTTTTAGAACAGCTAAGACTATCGGATGAACTTCTCGTGGAAGAGTTTGTGTCCTCTCATACGCAAAACCGGTCAATCTCAGTTAACGCATTCAAATCCAACCCATCCATCAATATTGCAACCTACCGTACCGAGGTTCGCAAAGTACTGCACGCGTTGAAAGCATTGAAACATTCCAAGTTGGTGCTCGAAGAACTACAAAAAACGCCAGTAGACGAAAACGACACAAGGTGGAGTGATGAAGTCGAACGTATAGAACATCTTAAAAATGGCCTTGATAGCAAACTTAAAGAGCTCGAGGATTTGGCAACAGTAACATCGGTTGCTAATAAACTGGTAGTACGGCGCAAGAAACGAGCATGGAAAAAGCGAAGGAATGCTAGATTAAAAAAGGCGCGAGAGAAACAACAAACGGATCGTTTACGGCGACTAGAGGAAATTTCTCGCTGGGAAACCGAATGGAAAGCTCGATTGGAAAAAGAACGGACAGCCCGCGAAGAGCTGCAGGCAAAAACGCTTATCTTAGCCGATGTCCGACGACGAAAAGCTCGAGCAAAGCGGTATTTAGGTCGGTTCGAGAAGACTATTCAACTACACCAACAAAGGCAAGGAGAAACGTTAGCAAGGGATCCGGTTGATGATACCAGGGAGCGTTTTCGGAGGAATGTAGATGCACTGATTGCAGAATGGAAAATCAAGCTGACCGATTGCATCAAGGAGGAAAGACTACTGAAAGATGAGTTAGCTCGCCGGTCCGCTGGTAATGAGAGCCGTCGGAGGGATAATCGATGGCGGAAGGCACTTTTCGGCGATGCTGCTGCAGCGATCGGTGGCCGACGAACGGATGGATATGATCTGCTTGGCGTTAGATGGACTTGGGACTCGTACGCTGTGCCGATCGATCCCACTGGCGTTTCAACGGAATCGAAACCAGGTTATCCCGTTCCGACTGGTTGGGTGTTCCCTTCGGAACATCCGCTACCCGACTGGGCGATTTATAGAGAGCCAACAAAGAGCAAACCCGAGAAGACGTAA
- the LOC131286585 gene encoding tubulin-specific chaperone A — protein MSDPRLRQLTIKTGVVKRLSKEKVVYEKEVITEQNRIEKLKAAGSDDHVLRKQEEVLQESMMMIPDCQRRLAKAHEELAEMLKNEEELKETEQYQNALAVLEDAKVNLPQKITA, from the exons ATGTCGGACCCTCGCCTGCGCCAGTTGACCATCAAAACAGGTGTAGTGAAGCGGCTGTCGAAGGAAAAGGTGGTGTACGAGAAGGAAGTCATCACGGAGCAAAACCGTATCGAAAAGCTGAAAGCGGCCGGCTCGGACGACCATGTCCTCCGGAAGCAGGAAGAAGTGCTGCAGgaatcgatgatgatgatacccGACTGCCAGCGACG GTTGGCCAAAGCACATGAGGAGCTGGCGGAAATGCTGAAGAACGAGGAAGAGCTCAAGGAAACGGAACAGTATCAAAATGCGCTGGCAGTGCTGGAGGATGCGAAAGTGAATTTGCCCCAAAAGATAACCGCTTAG
- the LOC131289563 gene encoding deoxyhypusine hydroxylase — protein MVKIKDSAVDAIGEVLNNRDRPLKERFRALFALRNIGGDRALDAIGRCFEDDSALLKHELAYCLGQMQDVRAIPILTKVLADVQQEPMVRHEAAEALGAIGDNSVEATLLAYCKDPVVEVAETCEIALERVRWLKENKDQEPALEDDNPYASIDPTPPAPPTSVDELRRTLLDESATLFHRYRAMFSLRNLRTEEATLALASGLKGKSALFRHEVAFVLGQLQQECSIPFLVENLRDPLENEMVRHECAEALGAIATEECTRVLNEYLKDEKRVVKESCEVALDMSEYENSAEFQYADTLLKVNDD, from the coding sequence ATGGTGAAGATAAAAGACAGCGCAGTGGACGCTATAGGCGAGGTGCTCAACAATCGCGACCGTCCGTTGAAGGAGCGATTCAGGGCCCTGTTCGCACTGCGGAACATTGGCGGCGATCGTGCACTCGATGCCATCGGCCGGTGTTTCGAGGACGATTCGGCCCTGCTGAAACACGAGCTAGCCTACTGCCTCGGACAGATGCAAGACGTGCGAGCTATCCCCATTCTGACGAAGGTTCTGGCCGACGTGCAACAGGAACCGATGGTGCGGCATGAAGCGGCCGAAGCGCTTGGTGCGATCGGGGATAATTCAGTCGAGGCAACGCTTCTCGCGTACTGCAAGGACCCCGTGGTTGAGGTGGCAGAGACCTGCGAAATCGCTCTGGAGCGTGTGCGATggttgaaggaaaataaagatcAAGAGCCCGCCCTGGAGGATGACAATCCGTACGCCTCTATTGACCCAACCCCACCAGCACCCCCCACAAGTGTAGACGAACTTCGGCGAACTCTGTTGGATGAATCGGCAACCCTCTTTCACCGTTATCGGGCCATGTTTTCTCTGCGCAATCTTCGTACCGAAGAGGCTACGCTCGCCCTGGCAAGTGGATTGAAGGGAAAGAGTGCCCTCTTCCGGCATGAGGTGGCCTTCGTACTGGGACAGCTGCAGCAAGAGTGTAGCATACCGTTTCTGGTTGAAAACCTGCGCGATCCGCTGGAGAATGAAATGGTGCGCCACGAATGTGCGGAGGCACTCGGAGCAATTGCCACCGAAGAGTGTACCCGCGTGCTGAATGAATATTTGAAAGACGAGAAACGGGTTGTGAAGGAGAGCTGCGAAGTTGCGTTGGACATGAGCGAGTACGAAAACAGTGCCGAGTTCCAGTATGCCGACACACTACTGAAGGTTAATGATGATTGA
- the LOC131289562 gene encoding BRCA1-associated protein: protein MSVLVSVCLLKIELVADGSNSQSSDMLGPTESASAYDDAATGGSIVGDEVAGAVSNEHPNNPRLQREMRGQRKPKKIIIESYRNRLMDGAPADEYRGILPKSSREQTPMDELPPSATEFPGEINFFSGNPFVEVTKGILHLFKRNERADMTEGGVSQTLCLIAVPSSLNCHDILNFIAPCHQQIQHVRILRDGSPNQFMVLLEFRCTDGAIEFYKTFNGAPYNSLEPDSLCHAVWVSTVEWGLDGNCIAPPGHTELPTCPVCLERMDESVDGVLTILCNHTFHAGCLIKWCDSTCPVCRCIQTPELSEQSVCMECEGTEALWICLICGHIGCGRYQGGHAASHYRVTNHTYALQLGTNRVWDYAGDNFVHRLLQSKSDGKLVATQSPGGADGDEKIDSMQLEFTYLLTSQLDAQRDYYEERLSRLEAIIGGERQKLQSENDQGKKKCAALEAKLQGLTKEKNNLEKKVTQLSSKLNTVVEELAEEKQFGKTLQSNQTSWQEKFAELEKKCTEKEQEIVDLKEQVRDLMFYMEAQNTIAGSELKSELVDGTVILPANEASPGTGGNNNPSSSGSNGKSSAKRRQRKK from the exons ATGTCTGTACTGGTTTCTGTATGCTTGCTCAAGATTGAATTAGTCGCCGACGGAAGCAACAGTCAATCGTCCGATATGTTGGGACCGACGGAATCCGCATCCGCCTACGATGACGCAGCAACAGGAGGCAGCATTGTTGGCGACG AGGTAGCCGGAGCGGTATCCAACGAACATCCCAACAATCCACGGTTGCAGCGAGAGATGCGAGGCCAGCGTAAAccgaagaaaattattatcgAAAGCTACCGTAACCGGTTGATGGATGGCGCCCCAGCCGATGAATACCGGGGCATTCTGCCTAAAAGTTCGCGCGAGCAAACTCCGATGGACGAGTTGCCACCGTCGGCCACGGAGTTCCCGGGAGAGATCAACTTCTTCTCTGGGAATCCATTTGTCGAAGTTACCAAAGGCATTCTTCATTTGTTCAAACGGAA TGAACGGGCAGATATGACGGAAGGTGGTGTTTCGCAAACACTCTGTCTGATTGCTGTACCATCGTCGTTGAACTGCCATGACATACTCAATTTTATCGCTCCCTGCCACCAGCAGATACAACACGTCCGCATCCTGCGCGATGGTTCACCGAATCAGTTCATGGTGTTGCTAGAGTTCCGCTGTACCGATGGAGCGATCGAGTTTTATAAAACTTTCAATGGGGCACCATACAATAGTCTCGAGCCAGACTCGCTCTGCCATGCCGTGTGGGTTTCGACCGTCGAATGGGGACTGGATGGAAACTGCATCGCACCGCCGGGCCACACGGAACTGCCGACGTGCCCCGTGTGCCTGGAGCGCATGGACGAAAGTGTGGACGGTGTGCTGACGATCCTGTGCAACCACACATTCCACGCCGGATGTTTGATCAAGTGGTGCGACTCAACGTGTCCCGTGTGTCGCTGCATCCAAACGCCGGAGCTGTCCGAACAATCGGTCTGCATGGAGTGTGAAGGCACCGAAGCTCTCTGGATCTGCCTCATCTGCGGACACATCGGATGCGGTCGCTACCAGGGAggccatgctgcatcccactATCGGGTGACCAATCATACCTACGCCCTGCAGCTCGGCACCAACCGAGTATGGGACTACGCCGGTGATAACTTTGTGCACCGGCTATTGCAAAGCAAATCGGATGGCAAGCTTGTGGCCACCCAGTCGCCCGGTGGAGCTGATGGGGACGAAAAGATTGACTCGATGCAGCTGGAGTTTACCTATCTGCTAACGTCGCAACTGGATGCGCAACGGGATTACTATGAGGAACGGTTGTCACGGCTGGAGGCAATCATTGGTGGCGAGCGACAGAAGCTGCAGTCGGAAAATGAccagggaaagaaaaaatgtgCCGCACTGGAGGCAAAACTACAGGGACTTacgaaggagaaaaataatctggaaaagaaagtaacGCAACTATCTTCAAA ATTAAACACCGTCGTCGAAGAACTGGCAGAGGAAAAGCAATTTGGGAAGACGTTACAATCGAACCAGACTTCCTGGCAGGAAAAGTTTGCTGAGCTCGAGAAAAAATGCACCGAAAAGGAGCAGGAAATCGTCGACCTAAAGGAGCAGGTGCGCGATCTCATGTTCTACATGGAAGCACAGAACACGATTGCCGGTTCCGAACTGAAGAGCGAGCTTGTGGATGGAACAGTGATACTTCCGGCGAACGAAGCGTCGCCGGGCACCGGCGGTAACAACAATCCCTCGAGCAGTGGCAGTAACGGGAAATCGTCGGCCAAGCGTCGccaacgaaaaaagtag
- the LOC131284420 gene encoding ataxin-8-like, which produces MSSQNPNVQQKRVATSTAQGASPTKKQQLHCFTKEVQQEKKIKMMEKNIEILQQKLLEEQKAHRLTKQELLQQVAQKQHQIEQLLQERSMQQKAHTLLWQQIQQQQQQIEEQTQRLLQAHQEQQEQDQQPLQAQQVCSSWVS; this is translated from the coding sequence ATGTCTTCACAAAATCCCAACGTACAGCAGAAGCGAGTGGCTACTTCGACCGCACAAGGGGCTTCGCCCACTAAAAAGCAGCAGCTTCACTGCTTCACTAAAGAAGTAcagcaggagaaaaaaataaaaatgatggaGAAAAACATAGAAATACTGCAGCAGAAACTTTTAGAAGAGCAAAAGGCTCATCGGCTGACAAAACAAGAGCTGCTCCAACAAGTTGCtcaaaaacaacatcaaattGAACAACTACTCCAAGAACGCAGCATGCAGCAGAAGGCTCATACGCTACTATGGCAGCAGattcagcaacaacagcagcaaatagAAGAGCAAACCCAGCGACTGTTGCAAGCACACCAGGAGCAACAAGAGCAGGACCAACAACCGTTGCAGGCACAGCAGGTATGTTCTTCGTGGGTGTCATGA